A stretch of Cryptosporangium aurantiacum DNA encodes these proteins:
- a CDS encoding ABC transporter ATP-binding protein: MTEPRLSARGITVRFGGITALDGVDLDVPAASTVGLVGPNGAGKSTLFSVLSGLRRPNAGRVFLDGLDVTASTPQSRARAGLARTFQHPELFSGLTVREHVTLAYRLKHTPLRVWTDPLTAGGFRRPRAEERDRVDQLLSGLRLQPLADRTVRGLPLGSARVVEIARALAREPSVLLLDEASSGLDVAETEELAEVLRRVVAERGISVLMVEHDVDLVLRLSDQVCVLDFGARIAHGTPAEIRADPIVRAAYLGENLEEAR; encoded by the coding sequence ATGACCGAGCCTCGTCTCTCTGCTCGTGGGATCACGGTCCGATTCGGAGGCATCACCGCGCTGGACGGCGTCGACCTGGATGTGCCGGCGGCAAGCACCGTCGGCCTGGTCGGACCGAACGGGGCCGGAAAGAGCACGCTGTTCAGCGTCCTGTCCGGGCTGCGGCGCCCGAACGCCGGCCGGGTGTTCCTGGATGGACTCGACGTGACGGCGTCGACCCCGCAGTCGCGTGCCCGCGCCGGGCTGGCGCGCACGTTCCAGCACCCCGAGCTGTTCAGCGGGCTGACCGTTCGCGAGCACGTCACCCTCGCCTATCGGCTCAAGCACACGCCGCTGCGGGTGTGGACCGATCCGCTGACCGCGGGCGGCTTCCGCCGCCCGCGGGCCGAGGAGCGGGACCGTGTCGACCAGTTGTTGTCCGGTCTGCGGCTGCAGCCGCTCGCCGATCGGACGGTCCGCGGGCTGCCGCTGGGGTCGGCCCGGGTGGTGGAGATCGCCCGCGCGCTGGCCCGGGAGCCCAGCGTGCTCCTGCTCGACGAGGCGTCCTCCGGGCTCGACGTCGCGGAGACCGAAGAACTCGCCGAGGTGCTCCGCCGGGTGGTCGCCGAGCGCGGCATCTCGGTGCTGATGGTCGAGCACGACGTCGACCTCGTGCTCCGGTTGTCCGACCAGGTCTGCGTCCTGGACTTCGGGGCGCGGATCGCGCACGGCACGCCGGCGGAGATCCGCGCGGACCCGATCGTCCGCGCGGCCTACCTGGGCGAGAACCTCGAGGAGGCGCGATGA
- a CDS encoding ABC transporter ATP-binding protein, translating into MTDPLLTVDAVEVRYGAALALAGLSLTVAEGSVLAVVGPNGAGKSSLARVLGGLVRPTAGTIRFAGRDVTGWGAHRARQAGLVHLPEGRGVFTGLTVAENLRMAAAIVPRSERADAVGRAYTLFPVLAERRRQLAGSLSGGEQQMISLARGLIVSPRVLVADEMSLGLAPKMVDVVFEGLSEARGAGVTIVLIEQYVHRALAFADHCVVLHRGAAAWSGPVAEATDDVLARFLGTSAA; encoded by the coding sequence ATGACCGACCCGCTGCTCACCGTTGACGCCGTCGAGGTCCGGTACGGCGCAGCGCTCGCCCTGGCGGGACTGTCCCTGACCGTGGCCGAGGGTTCGGTCCTGGCCGTCGTCGGGCCGAACGGCGCGGGCAAGAGCAGCCTCGCGCGCGTGCTGGGCGGTCTGGTCCGGCCGACGGCCGGCACGATCCGGTTCGCGGGTCGGGACGTCACCGGTTGGGGCGCCCACCGGGCGCGCCAGGCCGGTCTCGTCCACCTCCCCGAGGGGCGGGGCGTCTTCACCGGCCTCACCGTCGCCGAGAACCTGCGGATGGCCGCCGCGATCGTGCCGCGTAGCGAACGCGCGGACGCCGTCGGCCGGGCCTACACGCTGTTCCCGGTGCTGGCCGAGCGGCGGCGGCAGCTCGCGGGTTCGCTGTCCGGTGGCGAGCAGCAGATGATCTCGCTCGCGCGTGGGCTGATCGTCTCGCCGCGCGTGCTGGTGGCGGACGAGATGTCACTGGGACTCGCCCCGAAGATGGTCGACGTCGTCTTCGAGGGGCTCTCTGAGGCGCGGGGGGCCGGCGTCACGATCGTCCTGATCGAACAGTACGTACATCGAGCCCTGGCCTTCGCCGACCACTGCGTGGTGCTGCACCGCGGCGCGGCGGCCTGGAGCGGCCCGGTGGCCGAGGCCACCGACGACGTACTCGCCCGCTTCCTCGGGACGAGTGCTGCCTAG
- a CDS encoding ABC transporter permease subunit, whose protein sequence is MVPYLLAGLALGAIYALAAAGLVVTYISTGVLNFAFGSMAFFLARLFYWLDTQQGWDTLPAALVTLGLAAPILSVGLYVLVFRHLRDRSTLIKLVATIGLSVALPPLANLLFGDEAIAAAPGLSPQPVPVYTVLGTALSLDQLITYAILLAVVVVGTVVLRRTDVGLKIRAMVDSEALTRSMGVDTGRLAVGVWAVSGVLAGLAGVLIAPTAGLTLGSMTLLMAIAFAAVVAARLRSLPIAVLAALTLGVVTDVIQMWLPADSTVTAAIVAGVPFAFMTAFLLYFLARGGAVGQEVAAGGALDRAIRVDATDGPPSTAGTGHRPMAQSLLVSAIVVLLVLLPALTTGYWLGLVAQSCALAVAFLSITLVTGEGGMIWLCQIGFAGAAAILAAQLATAAGMDPLLAVLVAAAVMAPVGVLVGALTIRLGELYVALVTLSLGLLAQTQVFTRDRFYQYGAGVTLERPAFLAQDRTFAYLAIAVFAVVAFLTINLRRSTTGLAISAVRWSEPAARTLGLDVLRTKSVLAGFAAFVAGLGGGLLALYNQAAVPDNFETFTGLVWVAVLVTVGARSVLAAAGAALLFAVLPGVVATYLPTHWGSLPPLLFGLGALGVAIHPEGVVVAQGRQLVGLFSRRRPDEPDPQPSAPATPAPVGGVR, encoded by the coding sequence ATGGTTCCTTACCTCCTAGCGGGCCTGGCTCTTGGCGCGATCTACGCGCTCGCGGCCGCCGGGCTCGTCGTCACCTACATCTCGACGGGTGTGCTGAACTTCGCTTTCGGCTCGATGGCGTTCTTCCTCGCCCGCCTCTTCTACTGGCTGGACACCCAGCAGGGCTGGGACACGCTCCCGGCCGCGCTGGTCACTCTCGGCCTCGCAGCACCGATCCTGAGCGTGGGGCTCTACGTCCTGGTCTTCCGGCATCTCCGCGACCGGTCGACGCTCATCAAGCTGGTGGCGACGATCGGCCTGTCGGTCGCTCTGCCGCCGCTGGCGAACCTGCTCTTCGGCGACGAAGCGATCGCCGCGGCACCAGGGCTCTCCCCGCAGCCGGTGCCGGTGTACACCGTCCTCGGTACGGCGCTCTCGCTGGATCAGCTGATCACCTACGCGATCCTGCTGGCGGTGGTCGTCGTCGGCACCGTGGTCCTGCGCCGCACCGACGTCGGCCTGAAGATCCGCGCGATGGTCGACAGTGAGGCGCTGACCCGCTCGATGGGTGTCGACACCGGACGGCTCGCGGTCGGCGTGTGGGCGGTCAGCGGCGTACTCGCAGGGCTGGCCGGCGTCCTGATCGCACCGACGGCCGGTCTGACGCTCGGCTCGATGACGCTGCTGATGGCCATCGCGTTCGCCGCCGTCGTCGCGGCACGCCTGCGCAGCCTGCCGATCGCCGTCCTCGCCGCGCTCACACTCGGCGTGGTCACCGACGTCATCCAGATGTGGCTGCCCGCCGACTCGACGGTCACCGCGGCCATTGTCGCCGGCGTCCCGTTCGCCTTCATGACGGCGTTCCTGCTCTACTTCCTGGCCCGCGGTGGTGCCGTCGGGCAGGAGGTGGCGGCGGGAGGAGCGCTCGACCGGGCGATTCGGGTCGACGCGACGGACGGTCCACCCTCGACGGCCGGCACCGGGCACCGGCCGATGGCGCAGTCCCTGCTGGTGTCGGCGATCGTGGTGCTGCTCGTTCTGCTTCCGGCGCTGACCACCGGCTACTGGCTCGGCCTGGTGGCGCAGTCCTGCGCGCTCGCGGTCGCGTTCCTGTCGATCACGCTGGTCACCGGTGAGGGCGGCATGATCTGGCTCTGTCAGATCGGATTCGCCGGCGCCGCGGCCATCCTCGCCGCGCAACTGGCGACGGCCGCGGGCATGGATCCACTACTGGCCGTGCTGGTGGCCGCAGCGGTGATGGCGCCCGTGGGTGTCCTGGTCGGAGCACTGACGATTCGGCTCGGCGAGTTGTACGTCGCGCTGGTGACGCTGAGTCTCGGGCTACTCGCCCAGACACAGGTCTTCACCCGCGACCGCTTCTACCAGTACGGCGCGGGCGTCACGCTGGAGCGGCCGGCCTTCCTCGCCCAGGACCGGACGTTCGCGTACCTGGCGATCGCGGTGTTCGCCGTGGTCGCGTTCCTCACGATCAACCTGCGGCGCTCCACCACCGGTCTGGCGATCAGCGCGGTGCGCTGGAGCGAGCCGGCCGCGCGGACCCTGGGCCTGGATGTCCTCCGGACCAAGTCCGTGCTGGCCGGCTTCGCGGCCTTCGTCGCCGGGCTGGGCGGCGGCCTGCTCGCGCTGTACAACCAGGCCGCGGTCCCGGACAACTTCGAGACGTTCACCGGGCTGGTCTGGGTCGCTGTACTGGTGACGGTCGGAGCCCGCTCCGTACTCGCGGCGGCGGGCGCCGCGCTGCTGTTCGCCGTGCTCCCCGGTGTCGTCGCGACCTATCTGCCGACGCATTGGGGCTCGCTGCCGCCGCTGCTGTTCGGGCTGGGCGCGCTCGGCGTCGCCATCCACCCGGAAGGGGTAGTCGTGGCACAGGGGCGCCAGCTGGTGGGCCTGTTCTCCCGACGGCGCCCCGACGAACCTGATCCGCAACCGTCCGCACCAGCGACCCCGGCTCCCGTGGGGGGCGTCCGATGA
- a CDS encoding CoA transferase: protein MTGPLAGVRVVELGVVIAGPAAGGLLADWGADVVKVTTDR, encoded by the coding sequence ATGACCGGTCCGCTCGCAGGTGTCCGCGTCGTGGAACTCGGTGTCGTGATCGCCGGACCGGCCGCGGGTGGCCTGCTCGCGGACTGGGGTGCCGATGTCGTGAAGGTGACCACCGACCGGTGA
- a CDS encoding CoA transferase produces the protein MTNLRLGALARLGLDYESLAPQFPRLIYASISGYGPDGEGGAKAGYDVGAFWSRSGLALSLTPEGAEPPVPRPGLGDHPTGLALAAGVCAALVERQRTGRGQFVSTSLLRTGAYVAGSIWPVARTVDF, from the coding sequence GTGACCAATCTGCGTCTGGGTGCCCTGGCCCGGCTCGGGCTCGACTACGAGAGTCTTGCCCCGCAGTTCCCCCGCTTGATCTACGCGTCGATCAGCGGCTACGGCCCGGACGGAGAGGGTGGCGCCAAGGCGGGATACGACGTCGGCGCATTCTGGTCACGGTCGGGCCTGGCCTTGTCGCTCACCCCTGAGGGCGCCGAGCCGCCGGTCCCGCGGCCGGGCCTGGGTGATCATCCGACCGGTCTGGCGCTGGCCGCCGGTGTCTGCGCGGCGCTGGTCGAGCGTCAGCGCACCGGACGGGGCCAGTTCGTCTCCACCTCGCTGTTGCGGACCGGCGCGTACGTCGCAGGTTCGATCTGGCCAGTCGCGCGAACGGTGGACTTCTGA